In the genome of Botrytis cinerea B05.10 chromosome 13, complete sequence, one region contains:
- the Bcmet10 gene encoding Bcmet10 yields MGASTDYDQTKGINTKPEGDGSKQEPFGKDTLNSTWNSENESSFRTFSQKSSNLPFGQAIEYDAISGPTYVTAQTLVQQVAYALSDKIFSYSPESYDLDVAVKSWAAANTKNANGYTTQVSPMQTRSGAGSIALGYMFSKDFDLTKRHIPQSLLASSSSLHSLRSTLDQLSLLYSVANPFVAHVAAVDYAPGSTGLVTDYATALTVAEELGLGLVSSSSAYEAQHMSLFSTLLATILPTIHTYDGITVGRDTLRVIDILSQSGLSSSYKTILEEISKLGKRADAESKVSSLLEAFNSELGTSYGLFEYSGHESPESVLVVFGSVESSLATQVAKKLSAEGEKVGVINVRVYRPFVEEAFLKALPASVRNVAVLGQVLDETAATDVSGHSNLYEDVLAATVFSDKFTASPKVVDVKYARSQVFTPTSIASIFHQLGGKPFNDFVSLLSVGQVEQYSFFDLDDSAAATAPSAISKLLSGDSAGNVLINQTHDNFIQGGVVRTDIRSSKKSIEAAYPIEEADVTYIGTEKLFKEIAILQNVRLGGKIIVKLPGVKDEDLEKKIPSFVRNEIKKKDVELFVLDPTLSEAFEKEPALETLFAELAFLKVARPELLESGKDKLAAINGSQEQLQSAVADIEKVVRKIEIPETWAEVDTEAEVLNLPATIKSSSFTGFQKEDIEAPSQLRDWHAAAKGLLFKEAYGTKSELRPDLTAKTYEITVKENRRLTPITYDRNIFHIEFDLGTSGLTYDIGEALGIHAVNDVAEVEDFIKFYGLNADDVVEVPSREDNNVWEARTVFQSLVQNIDIFGRPPKKFYEALAEFASDENEKKELLTLGGPEGANEFKRRAEVDTITYADILLEFKSAHPSFHDIARIVSPMKRREYSIASSQAVNPTTVALMIVVVSWVDPKGRDRFGQATRYLSSLPVGSKVTASVKPSVMKLPTLDSAPLIMAGLGTGLAPFRAFVQYRAMQKAQGKDIGSILLYMGSRHQREEYLYGEEWEAYQDAGVITLLGRAFSRDQKQKIYIQDRMRETVQDIIQAYIKDEGSFYLCGPTWPVPDVTEVLEEAIREEGRISGRKVDGRKEIERLKEAGRYVLEVY; encoded by the exons ATGGGGGCATCAACAGATTATGATCAAACCAAAGGCATAAATACTAAGCCAGAAGGTGATGGGTCTAAACAG GAAccatttggaaaagataCCCTCAACTCGACCTGGAATTCCGAAAATGAGTCCTCGTTTCGAACTTTCTCCCAAAAGTCTTCCAATTTACCATTTGGACAAGCAATCGAATACGATGCGATCAGTGGCCCTACCTATGTTACTGCACAAACTTTGGTTCAACAAGTAGCATATGCGCTCTCCGATAAAATCTTCTCTTATTCCCCAGAGTCTTATGATTTGGATGTCGCTGTAAAGTCTTGGGCTGCGGCAAACACAAAGAATGCCAATGGATATACCACACAGGTTTCTCCCATGCAGACTCGCTCTGGCGCTGGATCAATTGCTCTTGGATACAtgttttcaaaagattttgacTTGACCAAGAGACACATCCCTCAATCACTTTTGGCCTCTTCTTCCAGTCTGCACAGCCTGCGCTCAACTCTCGATCAACTTTCTCTATTGTACTCTGTCGCAAACCCATTTGTTGCCCACGTCGCCGCCGTCGACTATGCACCAGGATCTACTGGTCTCGTCACTGACTATGCAACTGCTTTGACTGTGGCAGAGGAATTGGGTCTTGGTTTGGTTTCTAGCTCATCTGCATACGAAGCCCAGCATATGTCTCTCTTTTCTACATTGTTAGCAACTATTCTTCCAACAATCCACACTTATGATGGAATCACTGTTGGTCGTGATACCCTTCGTGTCATTGACATTTTGAGCCAATCTGGTCTTAGCAGTTCCTACAAGACAATTCTTGAAGAGATATCGAAACTCGGAAAGAGAGCCGATGCTGAAAGTAAGGTCTCTTCACTTCTTGAAGCTTTCAACAGCGAACTTGGTACATCTTATGGTCTCTTTGAGTATAGCGGACACGAGTCACCTGAATCTGTTTTGGTTGTATTTGGTTCTGTTGAGAGTTCTCTTGCTACTCAAGTTGCCAAGAAGCTTTCTGCCGAGGGAGAGAAAGTCGGTGTTATCAATGTCAGAGTCTACAGACCATTTGTAGAGGAAGCTTTCTTGAAGGCTCTTCCTGCATCAGTTAGAAATGTTGCAGTTCTTGGCCAGGTTCTGGACGAGACGGCCGCAACAGATGTTTCTGGTCACTCTAACTTATATGAGGATGTTTTGGCAGCAACTGTTTTCTCTGATAAATTCACAGCTTCTCCCAAGGTAGTTGATGTTAAGTACGCTCGATCGCAAGTATTCACACCTACTTCCATCGCTAGTATCTTCCATCAACTCGGTGGCAAGCCCTTCAATGACTTTGTTTCACTATTAAGTGTTGGACAAGTTGAGCAGTACTCATTCTTCGATCTTGATGATTCGGCTGCTGCTACTGCACCTTCTGCTATCAGCAAACTTCTTTCTGGAGATTCAGCTGGCAATGTcctcatcaatcaaactcaTGACAACTTCATTCAAGGTGGTGTCGTTAGAACCGATATTCGAAGCTCAAAGAAGTCAATCGAGGCTGCTTATCCAATTGAAGAAGCCGATGTTACCTACATTGGAACCGAGAAACTTTTCAAGGAGATTGCTATCTTGCAGAATGTCAGATTGGGTGGAAAGATTATTGTTAAGCTTCCAGGTGTCAAAGACgaagatttggaaaagaagattccAAGCTTCGTTCGTAACGAGATCAAGAAAAAGGATGTCGAATTATTTGTCTTGGATCCAACTTTGTCAGAGGCTTTTGAGAAGGAACCTGCTCTTGAAACTTTGTTCGCTGAGCTTGCCTTCTTGAAGGTTGCTCGTCCAGAACTTCTCGAGTCTGGTAAAGACAAGCTCGCTGCCATCAATGGAAGCCAAGAGCAATTACAATCTGCAGTAGCCGATATTGAGAAGGTTGTTCGCAAGATTGAGATTCCTGAGACTTGGGCCGAGGTTGACACCGAGGCTGAAGTCCTCAACCTCCCTGCAACTATCAAGTCCAGCAGCTTTACTGGCTTCCAAAAGGAAGACATTGAAGCTCCATCTCAGCTTCGTGATTGGCACGCAGCTGCTAAGGGTCTTCTTTTCAAGGAAGCTTATGGCACTAAATCTGAACTTAGACCTGATCTCACTGCTAAGACCTATGAAATTACAGTCAAGGAGAACCGTCGTTTGACCCCTATCACATATGACCGTAATATCTTCCATATTGAGTTCGATTTGGGAACATCCGGTCTTACATATGATATCGGTGAAGCTCTTGGTATCCATGCTGTCAATGATGTTGCTGAAGTTgaagatttcatcaaattctatgGTCTCAATGCAGATGATGTCGTCGAAGTCCCATCCCGTGAGGATAACAATGTTTGGGAAGCTAGAACAGTCTTCCAATCTTTGGTACAAAACATCGACATCTTTGGTAGACCACCAAAGAAATTCTACGAAGCCCTCGCCGAGTTCGCTTCTgacgaaaatgaaaagaaggaaCTTCTTACCCTCGGTGGTCCAGAAGGTGCCAATGAATTCAAGCGCCGTGCTGAAGTTGACACAATCACTTATGCCGATATCCTTCTTGAATTCAAGTCCGCTCACCCATCTTTCCACGACATTGCCCGTATCGTTTCACCAATGAAGCGTCGTGAATACTCTATCGCCTCTTCTCAAGCCGTCAACCCAACTACCGTCGCCCTCATGATCGTCGTCGTTTCCTGGGTTGATCCAAAGGGCCGCGATCGTTTCGGTCAAGCTACACGTTacctttcttcccttcccgTCGGGTCAAAGGTCACCGCTTCCGTCAAGCCTTCCGTCATGAAACTTCCAACTCTCGACTCAGCTCCTCTCATCATGGCTGGTCTTGGTACGGGTCTTGCTCCTTTCCGTGCTTTTGTTCAATACAGAGCTATGCAAAAAGCTCAAGGCAAAGACATCGGTTCCATTCTTCTTTACATGGGATCGCGTCATCAACGCGAAGAATATCTGTATGGTGAAGAATGGGAAGCTTATCAAGATGCTGGCGTAATCACATTATTAGGAAGAGCCTTCTCCCGTGATCAGAAACAAAAGATCTATATTCAAGATCGTATGAGAGAAACGGTTCAGGATATTATCCAGGCGTATATTAAGGATGAGGGATCATTCTACTTGTGTGGTCCTACCTGGCCAGTTCCAGATGTTACAGAGGTTCTTGAGGAAGCTATTAGGGAAGAGGGTAGAATTAGTGGAAGAAAGGTtgatggaaggaaggagattgagagattgaaggAAGCTGGAAGATATGTTTTGGAGGTTTATTAG